In the genome of Solibacillus silvestris, one region contains:
- a CDS encoding multidrug ABC transporter ATP-binding protein encodes MSHLIVSNLTKTVGEKTLFQNIEFTIYDGERAGLIGINGTGKSTLLSIIARKQDADSVEFDHPNKYRIAYLEQDPQFPQDLTVLQAVFSGDSPILQLNRAYEEAVAALSQNPQSEKLQNELFRLQQQMDTENAWDVNALAKQALTKLGIDMFDQQVTSLSGGQQKRVALAKVLIEPADLYLLDEPTNHLDVTSTEWLQEMVARLKGAVIFITHDRYFLDETATHIYELADKTLYRHTGSYGDFLEARAIREEMNAASQAKLRNRYRSELKWIRRGAKARTTKQKARIQRFDALDESIDRSNDQTDLELGLATTRLGKKVLESDGISKAYGDRVIIQDFEFLLQHGDRIGIIGANGYGKSTLLNMLAGEIEPDKGEVIVGSTVKRLHFKQVLPAMNENARMIDYIREASNDITDSDGVRYSASQMLERFLFPLNTHGTPISKLSGGERKRLHLLRLLMEQPNVLLLDEPTNDLDIETLGVLEDFIENFPGVVITISHDRFFLDRIAKKLWILDGKGGVSESLDIYTDYLAKRESELQQEAKEMKLEKPKVEKQKSEKKKLSFKEQKEWESIADTIAQVEEKIMTTEDEISSAGSDFTKLQQLTSDLEKLNQEYEQLIERWSYLDEIANG; translated from the coding sequence ATGAGTCATTTAATCGTATCAAACTTAACAAAAACAGTTGGCGAAAAAACGCTATTTCAAAATATTGAATTTACCATTTATGACGGGGAACGTGCAGGATTAATCGGGATAAACGGGACAGGAAAATCTACTTTATTATCGATTATCGCCCGAAAACAAGATGCGGATTCAGTGGAATTTGACCATCCGAATAAATACCGTATTGCCTATTTGGAACAAGATCCCCAATTTCCGCAAGATTTAACGGTTTTACAAGCTGTATTTAGCGGAGATTCACCAATATTACAGTTAAACCGTGCCTATGAAGAGGCGGTAGCGGCATTGTCCCAAAATCCGCAATCGGAAAAGCTGCAAAATGAACTATTTCGATTACAGCAACAAATGGACACGGAAAATGCCTGGGACGTCAATGCTTTGGCAAAGCAAGCATTAACGAAGCTTGGGATCGACATGTTTGACCAGCAAGTAACGAGCCTTTCGGGTGGACAGCAAAAACGTGTTGCATTGGCAAAAGTATTAATTGAACCGGCAGACTTATATTTACTGGACGAGCCAACAAACCATTTGGATGTCACATCGACGGAATGGCTGCAAGAAATGGTAGCACGTCTAAAAGGAGCGGTCATCTTTATTACCCATGACCGTTATTTCCTGGATGAAACAGCAACACATATTTATGAGTTGGCAGATAAAACATTATACCGTCATACAGGATCGTATGGGGATTTCCTGGAAGCGCGGGCAATTCGTGAAGAAATGAATGCAGCTTCCCAGGCGAAACTGCGTAACCGCTACCGTTCGGAATTAAAATGGATACGCCGTGGTGCAAAGGCACGTACAACAAAGCAAAAGGCACGAATTCAGCGTTTCGATGCATTAGATGAATCAATCGACCGTTCGAATGATCAGACGGATCTGGAATTAGGACTGGCAACAACACGTTTAGGAAAAAAAGTATTGGAATCGGATGGGATTTCCAAAGCTTATGGAGACCGAGTCATTATTCAGGATTTCGAATTTTTACTGCAGCACGGGGACCGTATTGGCATAATTGGCGCAAATGGTTACGGGAAATCGACACTCCTTAACATGCTTGCAGGGGAAATTGAACCGGACAAAGGTGAGGTCATTGTCGGGTCCACTGTAAAGCGTCTGCATTTCAAACAAGTATTGCCTGCCATGAATGAAAATGCACGAATGATTGATTATATCCGTGAAGCTTCAAATGATATTACCGATTCTGACGGTGTTCGTTATTCTGCATCGCAAATGCTTGAACGTTTTTTATTCCCGCTGAACACACACGGGACACCGATCAGCAAGTTATCGGGCGGTGAGCGCAAAAGACTTCACTTGCTTCGTCTATTGATGGAGCAGCCAAACGTATTGCTTTTAGACGAGCCGACGAATGATTTGGATATCGAAACATTGGGTGTTCTTGAAGATTTCATCGAAAACTTCCCTGGCGTTGTTATTACAATCAGTCACGATCGTTTCTTCTTGGACCGTATTGCGAAAAAGCTGTGGATTTTGGATGGAAAAGGCGGTGTATCGGAAAGCCTGGATATCTATACCGATTATTTAGCAAAACGCGAGTCCGAGCTGCAACAGGAAGCGAAAGAAATGAAGCTGGAAAAGCCAAAAGTTGAGAAACAGAAATCAGAAAAGAAAAAGCTATCATTTAAAGAGCAGAAAGAATGGGAATCGATTGCTGATACAATTGCTCAGGTTGAAGAAAAAATTATGACAACTGAAGATGAAATTTCATCAGCTGGTTCGGACTTTACAAAACTTCAACAACTGACGTCTGATCTTGAAAAACTAAATCAGGAATACGAGCAATTAATCGAGCGTTGGAGCTATTTAGACGAAATTGCAAATGGATAG
- a CDS encoding virulence factor: MKILSIEPTPSPNSMKVIIDQDLPFGKSFNYTKDNIGEASPEMQAIFGVEGVKGIYHVSNFLAIERNSKYAWENILADIRRAIGGEATESTEYEMNEHYGEVNVHVQMYKAIPLQIKAFDGEGEVRISAGDRFTTAFKRLQFSVTDENYIFERKWVDFGVRYGDKEQVVQEVIKEVDALYPQDRVETIVQSANEQVVTAAHERKEVTLEQYERVEDWQQRFQLLDQLPDPEVKDIPLFEKALEDEQMSIRRLATVYLGMIEDVAVVPALTKALNDKSAAVRRTAGDCMSDLGLPEFETAMIAALGDKNKLVRWRAAMYLYEAGTEHAIDALKMASEDKEFEVKLQAKMALARIEGGEEAKGSVWKQMTESRKA, from the coding sequence ATGAAAATTTTATCAATTGAACCAACACCAAGTCCAAATTCAATGAAAGTAATCATCGATCAGGATTTACCATTTGGTAAAAGCTTTAATTATACAAAAGACAATATTGGTGAGGCATCACCTGAGATGCAAGCCATCTTTGGAGTAGAAGGTGTAAAAGGCATTTACCATGTATCGAACTTCCTGGCGATTGAACGTAATTCGAAATATGCTTGGGAAAATATTTTAGCCGATATTCGCCGCGCAATTGGCGGAGAGGCAACGGAAAGCACGGAGTATGAGATGAATGAGCATTATGGGGAAGTAAATGTGCATGTTCAAATGTACAAAGCGATTCCATTGCAAATTAAAGCATTTGATGGTGAAGGAGAAGTGCGAATTAGCGCTGGAGACCGTTTCACGACAGCTTTTAAACGTCTGCAATTCAGTGTGACTGACGAAAATTATATTTTTGAACGAAAATGGGTCGATTTTGGTGTTCGCTATGGCGATAAAGAACAAGTTGTACAAGAAGTGATTAAAGAAGTAGATGCACTTTATCCGCAAGATCGAGTGGAAACTATTGTTCAGTCTGCTAACGAACAAGTTGTCACAGCAGCGCATGAGCGTAAAGAAGTGACTTTAGAACAATATGAGCGAGTGGAAGATTGGCAACAACGCTTCCAGCTGTTGGATCAATTACCGGATCCGGAAGTAAAGGATATTCCTTTGTTCGAAAAAGCGCTGGAAGATGAGCAAATGTCGATACGACGCCTTGCAACCGTTTATTTAGGGATGATTGAAGATGTAGCGGTCGTTCCAGCTTTGACGAAGGCATTGAATGATAAAAGTGCAGCCGTTCGCCGTACAGCAGGCGACTGTATGAGTGATTTAGGATTACCGGAATTTGAGACGGCCATGATCGCTGCATTAGGTGACAAAAATAAACTCGTCCGCTGGCGCGCGGCAATGTACTTGTATGAAGCAGGTACAGAGCATGCAATTGACGCATTAAAAATGGCGAGTGAAGATAAAGAATTCGAAGTAAAACTACAGGCAAAAATGGCGCTTGCCCGTATTGAAGGCGGAGAAGAGGCTAAAGGTTCAGTGTGGAAACAAATGACAGAAAGCCGCAAAGCATAA
- a CDS encoding aldehyde dehydrogenase: MEELLLKNPSSLSAERKEALLKLLYSEQCTDSIILKSDDFYLFFHDIWSLFEIGEKYESEIVDGDIRLKEWRIFILEFFSARNLDKLNFEYLTNSSVKKFFIALYIWKKIKREYFLDMRKTLKIEKFNNEFVKEQADNQVNKDIYHEMHLKIQNNWYLNLFKFNSIYDRIFEEALEETKAVELLFGDTIWETISNENLKKLLSYIESRHFSEVLFWKTKFQTEQFLEVGLDPNSTYVFCVQKDISMKRSLTLQKGLALAVSEFSQKHEHNFVFLPFINAIDQEMITHKDTTDYNYYFELDKSFGLKTEPINYKGVINYAFTMLKLELSHSSSGKIYLICNELLFDDFPNEEDWISAVTHYKKLKNIEIVVIYMGDKTKLQQIWFADKILIPQQLAQFK; the protein is encoded by the coding sequence ATGGAGGAGCTATTGTTGAAAAATCCTAGCTCTTTAAGCGCTGAGCGTAAAGAGGCACTGTTAAAGTTACTTTATTCCGAACAATGCACTGACTCCATAATATTGAAAAGTGATGATTTTTATTTATTTTTTCATGATATTTGGTCACTTTTTGAAATTGGAGAAAAGTATGAAAGTGAAATTGTAGATGGAGATATTAGACTGAAAGAATGGCGAATTTTTATATTGGAATTTTTTTCTGCCAGAAATTTAGATAAATTGAACTTTGAATACTTAACCAATTCCTCTGTAAAAAAATTTTTTATAGCACTATACATATGGAAAAAAATTAAAAGAGAATATTTTCTGGATATGCGGAAAACATTGAAGATCGAAAAATTTAACAATGAATTTGTGAAGGAACAAGCCGATAATCAAGTTAATAAGGACATTTATCACGAAATGCATTTGAAGATTCAAAATAATTGGTACTTGAATTTATTTAAGTTCAATTCTATTTACGACAGAATTTTCGAAGAAGCCCTGGAAGAAACCAAAGCGGTAGAACTGCTATTCGGTGACACGATATGGGAAACAATCAGCAATGAGAATTTAAAGAAATTATTGAGTTATATTGAATCAAGGCACTTTTCAGAAGTTTTGTTTTGGAAAACCAAATTTCAGACAGAACAATTTCTGGAAGTTGGTCTGGATCCGAACAGTACATATGTATTTTGTGTTCAAAAAGATATATCAATGAAACGCAGCCTTACTTTACAAAAAGGATTGGCACTGGCCGTTTCGGAATTTTCACAAAAACATGAACACAATTTTGTTTTTTTACCATTCATAAACGCAATTGATCAGGAAATGATTACACATAAAGATACTACAGATTATAATTATTACTTTGAGCTGGATAAATCATTCGGACTTAAAACCGAACCGATTAACTATAAAGGTGTGATTAATTATGCCTTTACGATGTTGAAGTTAGAATTATCCCATAGCAGTAGCGGCAAAATCTATTTAATCTGCAATGAATTACTATTTGATGACTTTCCAAATGAAGAAGATTGGATATCGGCTGTAACCCACTACAAAAAGTTAAAAAATATTGAAATTGTCGTTATTTATATGGGGGATAAAACAAAACTGCAGCAAATATGGTTTGCAGATAAAATATTGATTCCCCAACAACTGGCCCAATTTAAATAA
- a CDS encoding transporter translates to MNVRSMLKLTISMAIFGSIGFFTTQTGLPAVELVFVRCICATIFLGGLWLITGGHKTEDWNRSEVMKTIVCGIFLVLNWVFLFKAFEVMSISVAISIYNLAPIFVLILGSMFLAEKMGLRSICATAICFFGSILIIGIESFTSVSQFMNSGFIWALLSAICYALTMFTSKTIHGMSSYALTYIQTITGIILLLPFCDFAAFEGLTNTNWLYILGTGLIHTGFVYYLFFDSVRDLPTVIVSVLVFVDPVVAILLDALLLSFRPDLLQVLGIVLIFGSILYTVFYPKQTINKVKTSSSQ, encoded by the coding sequence ATGAATGTACGTTCGATGCTTAAACTTACTATTTCCATGGCTATTTTCGGCTCTATCGGCTTCTTTACAACACAAACCGGATTGCCAGCAGTGGAACTCGTTTTTGTACGCTGTATATGTGCGACAATCTTTTTAGGCGGATTGTGGTTGATTACAGGTGGTCATAAAACAGAAGATTGGAATAGAAGCGAAGTGATGAAAACAATCGTTTGCGGCATATTTCTTGTCTTAAACTGGGTGTTTTTATTTAAAGCGTTCGAAGTTATGTCAATTTCAGTCGCCATTTCGATTTATAATTTAGCTCCGATATTTGTATTAATTTTAGGTTCGATGTTTTTGGCAGAAAAAATGGGCCTACGTTCAATTTGTGCAACAGCTATTTGCTTTTTCGGCAGCATTCTCATTATCGGTATTGAGAGCTTTACAAGCGTTTCGCAATTTATGAATTCAGGATTTATATGGGCGCTTCTTTCGGCCATTTGCTATGCACTGACAATGTTCACGAGTAAAACCATTCATGGCATGTCATCTTATGCACTAACATATATTCAAACGATTACCGGGATTATACTGTTGCTCCCATTTTGCGATTTTGCTGCTTTTGAAGGTTTAACGAATACAAACTGGCTCTACATACTTGGTACAGGTTTAATCCATACGGGATTTGTCTACTATTTATTTTTTGACAGTGTTCGAGACCTCCCTACTGTCATCGTTTCAGTACTCGTATTTGTCGATCCGGTAGTAGCCATATTATTGGATGCTTTGCTGCTATCCTTCCGACCAGATTTATTGCAAGTGCTTGGAATTGTGCTCATTTTTGGAAGTATTTTATACACCGTTTTCTATCCTAAACAAACCATAAACAAGGTAAAAACAAGTAGTTCACAATAA
- the proA gene encoding gamma-glutamyl-phosphate reductase (Catalyzes the phosphorylation of L-glutamate during the proline biosynthesis pathway) translates to MTNEVVEKGKRAKKASYLTNTKSTAEKNEALRSIAQQLLTDLDVLLAENDKDITAGKANGLDQATIDRILLNENRIQAMSDAILQLIELEDPVGEVVEQITKENGLRIIKKRVPLGVIGMIYEARPNVTIDAATLSIKTGNAVILRGSSSAKHSNIALVASIHRALDAVSYPKDAVLLIEDTSRETAKSLFTLTEYLDVLIPRGGKNLIDLVVRESTVPVLETGAGNCHIYLDEFANIEMAKSIVKNAKTHRLSVCNAAESLLLHQKFFQNYGTEFLHYLQDELKIKIYGDKKVCALLPEAIEATEAHYAEEFLALTLSVKVVEDVVEAVHHINLFGTNHSEAIITDDRHNADIFLNSVDAAAVYHNASTRFTDGFEFGYGAEIGISTQKLHARGPMGLPALTSTKYYIHGNGQIRD, encoded by the coding sequence ATAACAAACGAAGTTGTGGAAAAAGGCAAGCGCGCAAAAAAGGCAAGCTATTTAACAAATACCAAATCAACAGCAGAAAAAAATGAAGCATTAAGAAGTATTGCACAGCAGCTTCTTACCGATTTGGATGTTTTGCTGGCAGAAAACGACAAAGATATTACTGCCGGTAAAGCGAATGGACTCGATCAAGCTACTATAGATCGGATTTTACTGAATGAAAACCGTATTCAGGCGATGAGCGATGCAATCTTACAGCTAATAGAATTAGAGGATCCTGTAGGTGAAGTAGTCGAACAGATTACGAAAGAAAATGGTCTGCGAATTATTAAAAAGCGTGTTCCACTCGGGGTTATCGGCATGATCTATGAAGCACGCCCGAATGTAACGATTGATGCAGCAACACTTTCGATTAAAACCGGTAATGCGGTCATTTTACGAGGCAGCTCATCTGCCAAACACTCTAATATTGCACTCGTTGCATCGATTCACCGGGCATTGGACGCTGTCAGCTATCCGAAAGATGCTGTTTTGCTTATTGAAGATACGAGCCGTGAAACAGCGAAATCTTTATTTACATTGACTGAATACTTGGATGTACTTATTCCGCGTGGCGGGAAGAACCTGATCGATTTGGTCGTGCGTGAATCAACGGTTCCTGTCCTCGAAACCGGTGCAGGGAATTGCCATATTTATTTGGATGAATTCGCTAATATTGAAATGGCAAAATCAATTGTAAAAAATGCGAAAACACATCGTTTGTCCGTGTGCAATGCAGCGGAGAGTTTATTGCTTCACCAGAAATTTTTCCAAAACTACGGTACAGAATTTTTACATTACTTACAGGATGAACTTAAAATCAAAATCTATGGCGATAAAAAAGTATGTGCTTTACTGCCAGAAGCAATTGAAGCAACAGAGGCACATTATGCTGAAGAATTTTTGGCGCTGACATTAAGTGTCAAAGTAGTGGAGGATGTAGTTGAAGCCGTCCATCACATTAATCTGTTCGGAACAAATCACTCGGAAGCCATTATCACGGATGATCGTCATAATGCGGATATCTTTTTAAATTCTGTTGATGCGGCAGCAGTATATCATAATGCGTCCACTCGCTTTACAGATGGATTTGAATTCGGGTATGGCGCTGAAATCGGAATTTCTACTCAAAAGCTGCATGCACGAGGCCCAATGGGTTTACCGGCATTAACATCTACAAAATATTATATTCATGGCAACGGTCAGATCCGTGATTAA
- a CDS encoding glutamate 5-kinase, with translation MERKRVVVKIGSSSLTNSKGELDHEKFHDHVAAIATMKQAGHEVILVSSGAVAAGFKKLGYPSRPITLKGKQAAAAVGQSILIQTYADKFATYNVTSAQILLTRSDFNDKQRYRNAYETLTELLERSIIPIINENDTVSVAELTFGDNDMLSALVSGLVHADQLIILTDVNGLYTANPLTNTNAVRIDRIEKVTEELLQFASGSSSKVGTGGMQSKLVAANYAVNTGVEVFIGTGIGHTKLTDILDNNGDGTYFERNEKYIPTNKQWVQLSKSSGKIFIDEGAVQALQFGGKSLLPAGVYAYEGQFEKGDVVEVFDRHNCIGRGEILYSSTELEQAMGKRTTELMHYPIEVIHRNQWVKV, from the coding sequence GTGGAAAGAAAACGAGTTGTAGTAAAAATCGGAAGCAGTTCTTTAACAAATAGTAAGGGTGAGCTTGATCATGAAAAATTTCATGACCATGTTGCCGCCATTGCCACAATGAAACAGGCAGGTCATGAAGTCATTTTAGTATCTTCAGGGGCAGTAGCGGCAGGTTTCAAAAAGCTTGGCTACCCTTCTCGACCAATTACCCTTAAAGGGAAACAAGCTGCTGCCGCGGTCGGCCAAAGTATATTAATCCAAACTTATGCAGATAAATTTGCCACATATAATGTGACGTCCGCCCAAATTTTACTTACACGCTCTGACTTTAATGATAAACAGCGCTATAGAAATGCTTATGAAACATTAACAGAGCTATTGGAGCGTTCAATTATCCCAATTATCAATGAGAATGATACTGTATCTGTTGCTGAGTTGACTTTTGGTGATAATGACATGCTTTCCGCTTTAGTAAGTGGGCTCGTTCACGCAGATCAGTTAATTATTCTAACAGATGTGAATGGGCTCTATACGGCAAATCCTTTAACAAACACAAATGCTGTTCGTATTGATCGTATCGAAAAAGTAACAGAAGAATTGCTTCAATTTGCTTCAGGCTCAAGCTCAAAAGTTGGTACCGGCGGGATGCAGTCAAAACTTGTTGCAGCCAATTATGCCGTCAATACAGGTGTCGAAGTCTTTATCGGCACAGGTATCGGCCATACAAAACTAACAGATATTCTCGATAATAATGGGGACGGTACCTATTTTGAACGCAATGAAAAGTATATACCGACAAATAAACAGTGGGTCCAGCTCTCAAAATCTTCCGGGAAGATTTTTATAGATGAGGGTGCAGTTCAAGCATTGCAATTTGGCGGAAAAAGTTTATTGCCGGCCGGTGTCTATGCATATGAAGGACAATTTGAAAAAGGTGATGTTGTAGAAGTTTTTGACCGGCATAATTGTATCGGGCGTGGAGAAATTCTTTATTCTTCAACAGAATTGGAGCAAGCAATGGGGAAAAGAACGACAGAGCTCATGCATTACCCGATTGAAGTTATTCACCGGAATCAATGGGTCAAAGTTTAA
- a CDS encoding RNA polymerase subunit sigma-24, with protein MLDVEQLIFENETLIKKVIFNLKIYRDIDEYMQVGRIALWQASQKFDETKGDFAMFAYMSVKYAIIRALSKANHVSEHELAVEEDVMIINSQQHHFITSNMEWPEWFEELNKDEQFLLIALYEKELSVKEFADKYRLNYETIKKRRQRLLSKLRGLLI; from the coding sequence ATGCTGGATGTGGAGCAACTTATTTTTGAAAATGAAACATTAATAAAAAAGGTCATTTTTAATCTTAAAATTTATCGAGATATTGATGAATATATGCAAGTAGGGAGGATCGCTTTATGGCAGGCATCGCAAAAATTTGATGAAACAAAAGGGGACTTTGCGATGTTTGCTTACATGAGCGTTAAATATGCAATAATTCGAGCGTTATCCAAAGCCAATCATGTATCTGAGCATGAATTAGCAGTGGAAGAAGACGTAATGATCATTAATTCGCAACAACATCATTTTATTACATCTAATATGGAGTGGCCCGAATGGTTTGAGGAGTTAAATAAAGATGAGCAATTTCTGTTGATCGCGTTGTACGAAAAAGAGCTTTCGGTAAAGGAGTTTGCTGACAAGTATAGGCTGAATTATGAAACAATAAAGAAAAGACGGCAGCGATTATTGTCGAAGTTAAGAGGTTTATTAATATAA
- a CDS encoding glucosamine 6-phosphate synthetase: protein MEKRKRTIFWIIPIGVIGVFFYFFGPQKAVTDNDYITYIHATPVMENSDITIEDALKNYCEESRWEYFQTKMMEHVVEFKGKCNIDNKVQPVNLQYVVEKGQTDYRMGAMLVDGEQQSEEQRTAFLDIIQ from the coding sequence ATGGAGAAAAGAAAGCGGACGATTTTTTGGATCATACCAATCGGGGTAATCGGGGTATTTTTTTATTTTTTCGGTCCACAAAAAGCCGTAACTGATAACGACTACATTACATATATTCATGCTACACCCGTTATGGAAAATAGCGATATTACAATAGAAGATGCCCTCAAAAATTATTGTGAAGAAAGCCGTTGGGAATATTTCCAAACTAAAATGATGGAGCATGTAGTAGAATTTAAAGGTAAATGCAACATTGATAACAAAGTACAGCCTGTTAATCTACAGTATGTTGTTGAAAAAGGACAAACAGATTACCGTATGGGGGCAATGCTTGTTGATGGTGAACAGCAATCCGAAGAGCAGCGAACAGCGTTTTTGGATATAATTCAATAA
- a CDS encoding ATP-binding protein codes for MFFVQMSGFPGSGKSTLSRQIAKRTGAVIIDHDIVKSALLKSLEEISIDEKLVGKMAYNVDWSLVEFHLSQGQNVLLDSPCLYQEMVDRGIELSKKYKTTYKYVECYLNDFQEINNRLKSRNRMVSQIEVASSEETFKFTIENSKKPNEGLYIVVNTKQPLERYIDQVIRFIKE; via the coding sequence ATGTTTTTTGTACAAATGTCCGGGTTCCCGGGGTCTGGAAAGTCGACGCTTTCTCGACAGATTGCCAAGAGAACAGGGGCAGTCATAATAGATCATGATATTGTAAAATCTGCGTTACTGAAGTCGCTGGAGGAAATTTCGATCGATGAAAAACTTGTTGGTAAAATGGCCTACAATGTAGATTGGTCTTTAGTGGAATTTCACTTATCCCAAGGACAAAATGTCTTGTTGGATAGTCCATGCCTTTATCAGGAAATGGTAGATCGAGGCATCGAGTTGTCAAAAAAGTACAAAACCACATACAAATACGTGGAGTGTTATCTGAATGATTTTCAAGAAATTAATAATAGATTGAAAAGCCGAAATAGGATGGTTAGTCAAATTGAAGTAGCCAGCTCAGAAGAAACATTTAAATTTACCATTGAAAATAGTAAGAAACCAAATGAAGGTTTATACATCGTTGTAAATACTAAGCAACCTTTAGAGAGATACATAGATCAGGTAATCCGTTTTATTAAGGAGTAA
- a CDS encoding Clp protease ClpB: MKQSTYLMGAVLLGLSVVISAFILSNLTNLPNSDIDSQYVNSSIPDLMTITQLADYLQISEQSIEIIISNDDSLREGLSSYDTYQFIPYVLLDNQKRFMKTEIDAWLKYRNDNRLNY; the protein is encoded by the coding sequence ATGAAGCAGTCGACTTATTTAATGGGAGCAGTACTGTTGGGTTTATCTGTTGTAATATCTGCTTTTATATTAAGTAATTTAACGAACTTACCGAATTCCGATATAGATTCACAATATGTCAATAGTTCAATACCAGATTTGATGACAATCACTCAACTGGCTGACTACCTTCAAATAAGCGAACAATCAATTGAAATCATTATATCGAATGATGATTCGTTAAGAGAGGGGTTAAGCAGCTATGATACTTATCAGTTCATCCCCTATGTATTGCTCGATAATCAGAAAAGATTTATGAAAACAGAAATAGATGCGTGGTTAAAATACAGGAATGATAACAGGTTAAATTATTGA